A genomic window from Microvirga sp. TS319 includes:
- a CDS encoding dodecin produces MNDHVYKVVELVGSSETSIEDAIQTAIKRASQTLRKLRWFEVLQTRGHVENGEVRHYQVLLKAGFTLDEGG; encoded by the coding sequence ATGAACGATCACGTCTACAAAGTCGTCGAACTCGTCGGCTCGTCGGAGACGAGCATCGAAGATGCCATCCAGACGGCGATCAAGCGCGCCAGCCAGACGTTGCGAAAGCTGCGCTGGTTCGAGGTCCTGCAAACCAGGGGCCACGTGGAGAACGGCGAAGTGCGCCATTATCAGGTGCTTCTGAAGGCCGGGTTCACCCTGGACGAAGGCGGCTAG
- a CDS encoding porin, protein MKLVKSLLLGSAAGFAAVAGAQAADLPVKKAAPVEFVRVCSAYGAGFFYIPGTETCLRVGGRVRAEYRYLEPATRANDTIGFRARGRLNIDARTATAYGLLRTFVRFEMTRDTGSYGPKATDPNVDQAFVQFGGLTAGRAQTFFDNGDIDTQSFGTIRWSDQPNVNLLAYTFSFGNGFSASLSLEEGRFAGTAFGAVPAFFPAGQRAPDVVANVKYTGTWGSAQLSGAVHQLRSAAIAGVTPADVIIPDTDYGFAVSGQFNFNLPMLGAGDTFWLAATYADGALGYLGFGSSSSIRGVSGSVVDAFIDEDGEIDTGRGWQIAAGLRHYWTPELRQNVFGSYARVNYGGDVGDLFDFNEWRVGTNLLWSPVSGLTIGAEVLYANINTEQPVVIDSRVRDNRSAWEGRLRVQRDF, encoded by the coding sequence ATGAAGCTCGTTAAGAGCCTTCTCCTCGGATCGGCTGCTGGTTTTGCTGCTGTTGCCGGGGCTCAGGCTGCTGACCTTCCCGTCAAGAAGGCTGCTCCTGTTGAGTTCGTTCGCGTCTGCTCCGCCTACGGCGCAGGCTTCTTCTACATCCCCGGCACGGAGACCTGCCTCCGCGTTGGTGGCCGTGTCCGCGCTGAATACCGCTATCTTGAGCCGGCTACTCGCGCCAACGACACGATCGGCTTCCGCGCTCGTGGCCGTCTGAACATCGACGCTCGTACCGCCACGGCCTACGGCCTGCTGCGCACGTTCGTCCGCTTCGAGATGACCCGCGACACCGGCTCGTATGGCCCTAAGGCCACCGATCCCAACGTCGACCAGGCTTTCGTGCAGTTCGGTGGCCTGACCGCCGGTCGCGCTCAGACCTTCTTCGACAACGGCGACATCGACACCCAGTCCTTCGGCACGATTCGCTGGTCGGACCAGCCGAACGTCAACCTGCTGGCCTACACCTTCTCGTTCGGCAATGGCTTCTCGGCCTCGCTGTCGCTCGAAGAAGGCCGCTTTGCCGGCACGGCGTTTGGTGCTGTGCCTGCCTTCTTCCCGGCCGGTCAGCGCGCTCCCGACGTCGTCGCGAACGTGAAGTACACGGGCACCTGGGGCTCGGCTCAGCTGTCGGGTGCTGTTCATCAGCTCCGCAGCGCCGCGATCGCCGGCGTCACTCCTGCTGACGTGATCATCCCGGACACCGATTACGGCTTCGCCGTGTCGGGCCAGTTCAACTTCAACCTCCCGATGCTCGGCGCTGGCGACACCTTCTGGCTCGCTGCGACCTATGCTGACGGCGCTCTCGGCTATCTCGGCTTCGGCAGCTCCTCCAGCATCCGTGGCGTTTCCGGTTCTGTCGTCGATGCCTTCATCGACGAAGACGGCGAGATCGACACCGGCCGCGGCTGGCAGATCGCCGCTGGCCTGCGTCACTACTGGACCCCTGAACTCCGCCAGAACGTGTTCGGTTCGTACGCTCGCGTGAACTACGGCGGCGATGTGGGCGACCTGTTCGACTTCAACGAGTGGCGCGTTGGCACGAACCTGCTGTGGTCGCCGGTCTCCGGTCTGACTATCGGCGCTGAGGTCCTCTACGCGAACATCAATACGGAACAGCCCGTGGTCATCGATAGCCGCGTGCGCGACAACCGCAGCGCTTGGGAAGGCCGTCTGCGCGTTCAGCGTGACTTCTAA
- the dapA gene encoding 4-hydroxy-tetrahydrodipicolinate synthase — protein sequence MTRFKGSITALVTPFKDGAVDEAAFRAFINWQIDQGAHGFVPVGTTGESPTLSHKEHDRVVEICVDEVKGRVPVIAGAGSNSTDEAIGFSRHAEKVGADAVLIVTPYYNKPTQEGLYQHFKAINDAIGIPIIIYNIPGRSVIDMSVETMARLFELKNIAGVKDATANLARVSQQRQVMGPDFIQLSGEDATALGFMAHGGHGCISVTSNVAPRLCADMQEACLKGDYATALKIQDRLMPLHTNLFLETNPSPVKHAASILGLMQDDVRLPLIPVSEGTKQAVHSAMVHAGLINT from the coding sequence ATGACCCGCTTCAAAGGCTCCATCACGGCTCTGGTGACCCCCTTCAAGGATGGCGCCGTGGATGAGGCCGCCTTCAGGGCCTTCATCAACTGGCAGATCGATCAGGGCGCCCACGGCTTCGTTCCGGTCGGGACCACGGGGGAGAGCCCGACGCTCAGCCACAAGGAGCACGACCGGGTCGTCGAGATCTGTGTCGACGAGGTGAAGGGCAGGGTGCCCGTGATCGCGGGGGCGGGCTCCAACAGCACGGACGAGGCCATCGGCTTCTCCAGGCATGCCGAGAAAGTCGGCGCCGACGCGGTGCTGATCGTCACGCCCTATTACAACAAGCCGACGCAGGAAGGCCTCTATCAGCACTTCAAGGCGATCAACGACGCGATCGGCATTCCGATCATCATCTACAACATCCCCGGCCGCTCCGTCATCGACATGTCGGTCGAGACCATGGCGCGTCTCTTCGAGCTCAAGAACATCGCGGGCGTGAAGGACGCGACCGCGAATCTTGCCCGCGTCAGCCAGCAGCGTCAGGTCATGGGCCCCGATTTCATCCAGCTCTCGGGTGAGGACGCGACGGCTCTCGGCTTCATGGCGCACGGCGGCCACGGCTGCATTTCCGTCACGTCCAACGTGGCTCCACGCCTCTGCGCCGACATGCAGGAGGCCTGCCTGAAGGGCGACTATGCAACGGCCCTGAAGATCCAGGACCGCCTCATGCCGCTCCACACAAACCTTTTCCTCGAGACCAATCCGTCGCCCGTGAAGCACGCCGCTTCCATTCTCGGCCTTATGCAGGACGATGTGCGCCTGCCGCTCATTCCCGTTTCCGAGGGAACGAAGCAGGCGGTGCATTCGGCGATGGTTCACGCGGGTCTGATCAACACCTGA
- the hmgA gene encoding homogentisate 1,2-dioxygenase produces MNVQKVSGFESQQPRRSAIVPGYMSGFGNSFETEALEGALPLGRNSPQKINYGLYAEQLSGSPFTAPQATNQRSWLYRIRPSVKHSGRYVKVDKGLMRTAPGARDESDLPVGQLRWDPTPIPDEALTFVTGLRTMTTAGDSDTQVGMAAHVLLVTRSMENDYFFNADGEYLVVAQQGRLRFFTEFGIIDIEPGEICIIPRGVIFKVELLDGSARAYVCENYGGSFTLPDRGPIGANCLANPRDFLTPVAAYEDKEAPSFLFVKWGGELYRTEIGQSPLDVVAWHGNYAPYKYDLRHFSPVGAILFDHPDPSIFTVLTAPSETPGTANVDFVIFPERWSVAENTFRPPWYHRNLMSEFMGLVYGVYDAKPEGFVPGGMSLHNQMLPHGPDATAFEHASNVELQPVKLSGTMAFMFETRFPQRVTRYAAQSPTLQDNYIDCWKDLQKHFDPNRREPE; encoded by the coding sequence ATGAACGTTCAGAAGGTCTCTGGCTTCGAATCCCAACAGCCCCGCCGCAGCGCCATCGTGCCCGGCTACATGTCCGGCTTCGGCAATTCCTTCGAGACCGAAGCGCTCGAGGGGGCGCTCCCCCTCGGGCGCAACTCGCCGCAGAAGATCAACTACGGCCTCTACGCGGAGCAGCTCTCCGGCTCGCCCTTCACCGCGCCCCAGGCCACGAACCAACGCTCCTGGCTCTACCGCATCAGGCCTTCGGTGAAGCATTCCGGCCGCTATGTGAAAGTCGACAAGGGCCTCATGCGGACCGCCCCCGGTGCTCGCGACGAAAGCGACCTTCCCGTCGGACAGCTGCGCTGGGACCCGACGCCGATTCCGGACGAGGCTCTGACCTTCGTGACAGGCCTGCGCACCATGACGACGGCCGGCGATTCCGACACGCAGGTCGGGATGGCCGCGCATGTGCTGCTCGTCACGCGTTCCATGGAGAACGACTATTTCTTCAACGCGGACGGCGAATACCTCGTCGTGGCGCAGCAGGGGCGCCTGCGGTTTTTCACCGAGTTCGGGATCATCGACATCGAGCCCGGGGAGATCTGCATCATTCCCCGCGGCGTGATCTTCAAGGTCGAGCTCCTGGACGGTTCCGCGCGCGCCTATGTGTGCGAGAATTACGGCGGTTCCTTTACCCTTCCGGACCGCGGTCCCATCGGAGCGAACTGCCTCGCCAACCCGCGCGATTTCCTGACGCCGGTGGCGGCCTACGAGGACAAGGAGGCCCCCTCCTTCCTGTTCGTGAAATGGGGCGGGGAACTCTACCGCACGGAGATCGGTCAGTCCCCGCTCGACGTCGTGGCATGGCACGGCAACTACGCGCCCTACAAATACGACCTGCGCCATTTCTCGCCGGTCGGCGCGATCCTGTTCGACCATCCGGACCCGTCGATCTTCACCGTGCTCACGGCGCCCTCCGAGACGCCGGGCACGGCGAATGTGGATTTCGTGATCTTCCCCGAGCGCTGGTCGGTGGCCGAAAACACTTTCCGCCCGCCCTGGTATCACCGCAACCTGATGTCGGAATTCATGGGGCTGGTCTACGGCGTCTATGACGCGAAGCCCGAAGGCTTCGTGCCGGGCGGCATGTCGCTCCACAACCAGATGCTTCCGCACGGACCGGACGCCACCGCCTTCGAGCATGCGAGCAATGTCGAATTGCAGCCCGTGAAGCTCTCCGGCACCATGGCGTTCATGTTCGAGACCCGCTTCCCGCAGCGCGTCACGCGATACGCCGCCCAATCGCCAACGCTTCAGGACAATTACATCGATTGCTGGAAGGACCTGCAGAAGCACTTCGATCCGAACCGGCGGGAGCCGGAATGA
- a CDS encoding lytic transglycosylase domain-containing protein — translation MRRSMALLASVAVFQLSALPVHAGELPAGSPVPPALESFRPLSTAMGDLEQLPLIFKAYRAEDPAEAAILQSKLTDPAAQAVAEWFAIRIGLPLGYERIMAFRRDFPDWPMTSQLRRRLEITFLAERRSNAQIRDFFDKRPPVTPAGRIALGLALKGDGLDKEAADLIRFAWREDTFGSDTERRILDRFPDLLTRADHRYRMERHLLKENWSAAQRAAELAGQDYVTLVKARMGLFQGKKKADKAFAAVPASLRTDPSYLFSRALFQRRANNMAEAAKIIMQAPRDHELRVDGDEWWAEQRRIARELLDKGDAKTAYMVASHHSAESPAEQIEAEFHAGWIALRFLNDPETAAKHFATASQAASTPISLSRAAYWQARAAESAGAAEDAKHFYMRAAGYPTTYYGQLARDKLGESVSLRSVEPLKDDEHKAFDALVPVRAVRLLNQIGEPELAIGLYADLAQVLNDPGQLDALAALATSQHNPRAVLAVGKIALQRGFPLDQHAYPIAAIPDFEPVGDEVEAAMVYAIARQESAFNPKAVSSAGARGLMQLMPATAKRTAQRFGVGFDLNRLVDDPSYNAKIGSAHLGELMEDWKGSYILAFASYNAGGGNVKKWIRSYGDPRQPDVDMIDWVERIPFYETRNYVQRVMENLQVYRARLKEKPVSGISETADAAKTAY, via the coding sequence ATGCGCCGTTCGATGGCTCTTCTGGCGTCTGTCGCCGTGTTCCAATTGTCCGCTCTCCCGGTTCACGCCGGCGAATTGCCGGCCGGCTCGCCTGTCCCCCCTGCCCTGGAGAGCTTCAGGCCCCTTTCCACGGCCATGGGAGACCTGGAACAGCTGCCGCTGATCTTCAAGGCCTACCGGGCCGAGGATCCGGCCGAAGCGGCGATCCTGCAGTCGAAACTCACGGATCCGGCGGCGCAGGCCGTCGCCGAATGGTTCGCCATCCGCATCGGCCTCCCCCTCGGTTACGAGCGGATCATGGCCTTCCGGCGGGATTTTCCGGACTGGCCCATGACGTCGCAACTCCGCCGGCGGCTGGAGATCACCTTCCTGGCCGAGCGCCGCTCGAATGCGCAGATTCGCGACTTTTTCGACAAGCGCCCGCCCGTCACGCCAGCCGGACGCATCGCGCTGGGCCTCGCACTCAAGGGCGACGGTCTCGATAAGGAAGCTGCGGATCTGATCCGCTTCGCGTGGCGCGAAGATACCTTCGGAAGCGACACCGAGCGCCGGATCCTCGACCGGTTCCCGGACCTCCTCACCCGGGCCGACCACCGCTACCGCATGGAGCGCCACCTCCTGAAGGAGAACTGGAGCGCCGCCCAGCGCGCCGCCGAGCTCGCCGGCCAGGACTACGTCACCCTGGTCAAGGCCCGCATGGGCCTGTTCCAGGGCAAGAAGAAGGCCGACAAGGCCTTCGCGGCGGTCCCCGCCTCGCTCAGGACCGATCCGTCCTACCTGTTCTCCCGCGCGCTCTTCCAGCGCAGGGCGAACAACATGGCGGAGGCGGCCAAGATCATCATGCAGGCCCCCCGCGATCACGAGCTTCGCGTGGACGGGGATGAATGGTGGGCCGAGCAGCGCCGGATCGCCCGGGAGCTGCTCGACAAGGGCGACGCCAAGACCGCCTACATGGTGGCGAGTCACCACTCGGCCGAATCTCCCGCGGAGCAGATCGAGGCGGAGTTTCATGCGGGCTGGATCGCGCTTCGCTTCCTGAACGACCCGGAAACGGCCGCGAAGCACTTCGCCACCGCGTCGCAGGCCGCCTCCACGCCGATTTCCCTGTCCCGCGCCGCCTATTGGCAGGCCCGTGCGGCGGAATCGGCAGGGGCCGCCGAAGACGCCAAGCACTTCTACATGCGGGCAGCCGGGTACCCGACCACTTATTACGGCCAGCTCGCGCGCGACAAGCTGGGTGAAAGCGTGTCCCTGCGTTCCGTCGAGCCCCTGAAGGATGATGAGCACAAAGCCTTCGATGCGCTCGTTCCCGTGCGCGCCGTGCGCCTCCTGAACCAGATCGGCGAGCCGGAGCTGGCCATCGGCCTCTATGCCGACCTTGCCCAGGTCCTGAACGATCCTGGACAGCTCGATGCTCTCGCGGCGCTCGCCACATCCCAGCACAATCCGCGCGCGGTCCTGGCGGTGGGCAAGATCGCCCTGCAACGGGGGTTCCCGCTCGATCAGCACGCCTACCCCATCGCCGCCATCCCGGATTTCGAACCGGTCGGCGACGAAGTCGAGGCGGCCATGGTCTATGCCATCGCGCGCCAGGAAAGCGCGTTCAATCCCAAGGCGGTCTCGAGCGCAGGCGCGCGCGGTCTGATGCAGCTCATGCCGGCCACCGCCAAGCGCACCGCGCAGCGTTTCGGCGTCGGATTCGACCTGAACCGCCTGGTGGATGACCCCTCCTACAACGCGAAGATTGGCTCCGCCCATCTCGGAGAGCTGATGGAGGACTGGAAGGGCTCCTACATTCTCGCTTTCGCCTCCTACAATGCGGGCGGCGGCAACGTGAAGAAGTGGATCCGGAGCTATGGAGATCCCCGCCAGCCCGACGTGGACATGATCGACTGGGTCGAGAGGATCCCGTTCTACGAGACCCGGAACTACGTACAGCGGGTCATGGAAAACCTGCAGGTCTACCGGGCGCGACTGAAGGAGAAGCCTGTCTCGGGAATTTCCGAGACAGCGGATGCGGCGAAGACCGCCTATTGA
- the hppD gene encoding 4-hydroxyphenylpyruvate dioxygenase — protein sequence MGPFPHDAPPPAISEDNPMGTDGFEFVEFCHPDPQALDRLFKTMGFSLVARHRSKNVLLYRQGDINFVVNAQPGSFAERFASQHGPSAPAMAFRVVDAKYAYDRALSMGAKPVQTERGPNELEIPAIEGIGGLQIYFVDRYGAKGSIYDVDFEWLGEKDPKPKGVGLYYIDHLTHNVYRGRLSEWAGFYERLFNFRQIRYFDIEGKLTGLHSRAMTSPDGKIRIPINEDAGETGQIEEYLQEYKGEGIQHVALGSHDLYESIETLIANGLEFMPAPNDIYYSRIDKRLPSHEEPIERLQTNGILIDGEGVVEGGFTKVLLQRFGKTAIGPIFFEFIQRKGDEGFGEGNFKALFESIEEDQIRRGVLKPSAA from the coding sequence ATGGGACCGTTCCCGCATGACGCACCGCCGCCGGCCATCAGCGAAGACAACCCGATGGGAACCGACGGCTTCGAGTTCGTGGAGTTCTGTCACCCGGACCCGCAGGCTCTCGACAGGCTGTTCAAGACCATGGGCTTCAGCCTGGTCGCCAGGCACCGTTCGAAGAACGTGCTGCTCTACCGGCAGGGCGACATCAACTTCGTCGTCAACGCGCAGCCCGGCTCCTTCGCCGAGCGCTTCGCCAGCCAGCACGGTCCCTCGGCTCCGGCCATGGCCTTCCGCGTGGTCGACGCGAAATATGCCTATGACCGTGCGCTCTCCATGGGCGCCAAGCCCGTGCAGACGGAACGGGGCCCCAACGAGCTCGAGATTCCGGCCATCGAAGGCATCGGCGGGCTGCAGATCTACTTCGTCGACCGCTACGGCGCGAAGGGCTCGATCTACGACGTCGACTTCGAATGGCTCGGCGAGAAGGATCCGAAGCCCAAGGGCGTCGGCCTCTATTACATCGATCACCTGACGCACAACGTCTATCGCGGAAGGTTGAGCGAATGGGCGGGTTTCTACGAGCGCCTCTTCAACTTCCGCCAGATCCGCTACTTCGACATCGAGGGCAAGCTGACGGGCCTGCATTCGCGCGCCATGACGAGCCCCGACGGCAAGATCCGCATCCCGATCAACGAGGATGCGGGCGAGACCGGGCAGATCGAGGAGTATCTGCAGGAATACAAGGGCGAGGGCATCCAGCATGTGGCGCTGGGTTCGCACGATCTCTACGAATCCATCGAGACCCTGATCGCGAACGGGCTCGAATTCATGCCCGCTCCGAACGACATCTATTATTCTCGCATCGACAAGCGCCTTCCGAGCCACGAGGAGCCGATCGAGCGGCTGCAGACGAACGGCATTCTCATCGACGGCGAGGGCGTCGTGGAAGGCGGCTTCACCAAGGTGCTGCTTCAGCGCTTCGGCAAGACGGCGATCGGACCGATCTTCTTCGAGTTCATCCAGCGCAAGGGTGACGAGGGATTCGGCGAAGGCAACTTCAAGGCGCTCTTCGAATCCATCGAGGAGGACCAGATTCGTCGCGGCGTCCTGAAACCAAGCGCCGCTTGA
- a CDS encoding MarR family winged helix-turn-helix transcriptional regulator, protein MTRQSAAKTQPASSSMVILERFLPYRLNVLASLASNALAQIYAERFGLSIPAWRVVATLGQYEFRTARDIAAHAVMHKSTVSRAVAALEQRGLIARRPNQDDRREELLELTGEGRGIYEALAPEALAFEERFVSVLTEEEQKLLGSLIDRLSGHARQLTPEGEARE, encoded by the coding sequence ATGACCCGGCAATCCGCAGCGAAGACACAGCCCGCCTCCAGCTCCATGGTCATCCTGGAGCGCTTCCTGCCGTACCGCCTCAACGTGCTGGCGAGCCTGGCCTCCAATGCGTTGGCGCAGATCTATGCCGAGCGCTTCGGCCTCTCGATCCCGGCCTGGCGGGTGGTTGCGACCCTCGGGCAGTACGAGTTCCGGACGGCCCGGGACATCGCGGCCCATGCGGTCATGCACAAATCCACCGTCTCGCGAGCCGTCGCCGCCCTGGAGCAGCGCGGGCTGATCGCCCGGCGCCCCAACCAGGACGACCGGCGCGAGGAACTGCTCGAACTGACCGGGGAGGGACGGGGGATCTACGAGGCCCTGGCTCCCGAGGCTCTCGCTTTCGAGGAGCGCTTCGTGTCCGTTCTCACGGAGGAGGAGCAGAAGCTCCTCGGCTCGCTCATCGACCGCCTGAGCGGTCACGCGCGGCAGCTGACGCCGGAGGGGGAGGCTCGAGAGTGA
- a CDS encoding fumarylacetoacetate hydrolase family protein: MKLSSLKQGRDGRLVIVSRDLTRATDAFFIVPTLQQALDDWEKVEPRLRDLAEQLEHGSVPSFRFHEHDCASPLPRSYQWADGSAYVNHVELVRKARGAEMPASFWTDPLMYQGGSDSFLGPRDPIPAQDEAHGIDFEAEIAVITADVPMGATREDAAEAIRLVVLVNDVSLRNLIPGELAKGFGFFQSKPSSALSPIAVTPDELGDAWDGGRLHLPLLSSLNGKPFGKPDAGVDMTFDFPTLIAHAARTRPLGAGTIVGSGTVSNRGADGGPGRPVSDGGLGYSCLAEQRTVETILHGEARTPFLRVGDRVRIEMKDRAGHSIFGAIEQEVEAYRTDR; encoded by the coding sequence ATGAAGCTTTCCTCGCTCAAACAGGGCCGTGACGGCCGGCTCGTAATCGTCTCGAGGGACCTGACCCGCGCGACGGACGCATTTTTCATTGTTCCGACGCTTCAGCAAGCCCTTGATGATTGGGAAAAAGTCGAGCCACGCCTGCGCGACCTCGCGGAACAGCTCGAACACGGGTCCGTGCCCTCCTTCCGGTTTCACGAGCACGACTGCGCTTCGCCCCTGCCCCGCTCTTACCAGTGGGCGGACGGCTCGGCCTATGTGAATCACGTAGAGCTGGTGCGCAAAGCCAGGGGAGCGGAGATGCCGGCCTCCTTCTGGACCGATCCGCTCATGTATCAGGGCGGCTCGGATTCCTTCCTCGGCCCCCGCGATCCGATCCCCGCCCAGGACGAGGCCCACGGCATCGATTTCGAGGCGGAGATCGCCGTGATCACGGCGGACGTGCCCATGGGCGCGACCCGGGAGGATGCCGCCGAGGCCATCCGCCTCGTGGTTCTGGTCAACGACGTGTCCTTGAGGAATCTCATTCCCGGAGAGCTCGCCAAGGGCTTCGGCTTCTTCCAGTCGAAACCCTCCTCGGCCCTGTCGCCGATCGCCGTCACGCCCGACGAGCTCGGCGACGCGTGGGACGGCGGCCGCCTCCATCTGCCCCTGCTGTCCAGCCTCAACGGCAAGCCCTTCGGCAAGCCTGATGCCGGGGTGGACATGACTTTCGACTTCCCGACCCTGATCGCCCACGCGGCCAGGACCCGGCCTCTCGGGGCGGGCACGATCGTCGGCTCCGGCACCGTCTCCAACAGGGGCGCGGACGGTGGCCCGGGCCGGCCGGTTTCCGACGGGGGCCTTGGCTATTCGTGCCTTGCGGAGCAGCGCACGGTCGAGACCATCCTGCACGGCGAGGCCCGGACGCCCTTCTTGCGCGTCGGAGACCGTGTCCGCATCGAAATGAAGGACAGGGCTGGCCATTCGATCTTCGGCGCCATCGAGCAGGAGGTGGAGGCCTATCGGACGGACCGCTGA
- the maiA gene encoding maleylacetoacetate isomerase → MKLYTYFRSSAAYRVRIALNLKNVPYESVPVNLLDGEQRDEAYGAVNPQRRLPALDLGGPVLIQSPAILEYLDEVYPDPPLLPADALSRAKVRAIAAIVGCDIHPLNNLGPLRYLKRTLGHDQSAVDAWYAHWVRDGFDAIEALIEPGPYGFGTQVSLADLYLVPQVFNARRFNISLDAYPKIVAVDAACAELRAFQDAAPERQPDAVR, encoded by the coding sequence GTGAAGCTCTATACCTATTTCCGCTCCTCGGCGGCCTATCGGGTCAGGATCGCACTCAACCTGAAGAACGTGCCTTACGAATCCGTGCCGGTGAACCTTCTCGATGGCGAGCAGCGCGACGAGGCATACGGCGCCGTCAATCCGCAGCGGCGCCTGCCGGCCCTGGATCTCGGCGGCCCCGTCCTCATCCAGTCCCCGGCCATTCTCGAATATCTCGACGAGGTCTACCCCGATCCGCCCCTGCTGCCGGCCGATGCGCTGAGCCGCGCGAAGGTGCGCGCCATCGCGGCCATCGTCGGCTGCGATATTCACCCTCTGAACAATCTCGGACCCCTGCGCTATCTCAAGCGAACCCTGGGGCACGACCAGTCCGCCGTGGATGCCTGGTATGCCCATTGGGTGCGCGACGGTTTCGACGCCATCGAGGCTCTGATCGAACCCGGCCCCTATGGCTTCGGCACGCAGGTCTCGCTCGCCGATCTCTATCTCGTGCCGCAGGTCTTCAATGCGCGGCGCTTCAACATCTCGCTCGATGCCTATCCGAAGATCGTCGCGGTGGATGCGGCCTGCGCCGAACTCCGCGCCTTTCAGGATGCCGCGCCGGAACGCCAGCCGGACGCGGTTCGATGA
- a CDS encoding TRAP transporter substrate-binding protein, with translation MKRRNFLKGAGLAAAATTVAAPAIAQSMPEIRWRLTSSFPKSLDTIFGTAQTFAKYMADATDGKFQIQVFAPGEIVGGLQAMDAVENGSVECAHTPTYYYIGREPALGVATGLPFSLNARQSHSWWHFAGGKEIINEILAKYNCTSLVCGNSGAQMGGFFRKEINSVDDLKGLKFRIGGLGGMVLAKLGVVPQQIAPGDVYPALERGTLDAAEFVGPYDDEKLGFLKVAKYYYAPGFWEGGAMLHLVINKQKWEELPKHYQAIMSNAAEAANNWMLAKYDAVNGQALRRMVGGGAELRSFSQGIMEASLKAANELYDELSAKNANFKKAYDSMVAYRNDVLPWWQLNEYAFDTFMIRTRGRS, from the coding sequence TTGAAGAGAAGAAACTTCCTGAAGGGGGCCGGCCTTGCGGCTGCGGCCACGACGGTGGCGGCTCCCGCCATCGCGCAGTCGATGCCGGAGATCCGTTGGCGCCTGACCTCGAGCTTCCCCAAGTCGCTCGACACGATTTTCGGCACGGCCCAGACCTTCGCCAAGTACATGGCGGACGCGACCGACGGCAAGTTCCAGATCCAGGTCTTCGCGCCCGGCGAGATCGTGGGCGGCCTCCAGGCGATGGACGCGGTGGAGAACGGCTCCGTCGAATGCGCCCACACGCCGACCTATTATTACATCGGCCGCGAGCCGGCGCTCGGCGTCGCCACCGGCCTGCCGTTCAGCCTCAACGCGCGCCAATCCCATTCCTGGTGGCACTTCGCCGGCGGCAAGGAGATCATCAACGAGATCCTGGCGAAATACAATTGCACCTCGCTGGTCTGCGGTAATTCCGGCGCCCAGATGGGCGGCTTCTTCCGCAAGGAGATCAACTCCGTCGACGACCTGAAGGGCCTCAAGTTCCGCATCGGCGGCCTCGGCGGCATGGTGCTGGCGAAGCTCGGCGTCGTCCCGCAGCAGATCGCGCCGGGCGACGTCTATCCGGCTCTCGAGCGCGGCACCCTCGACGCGGCGGAGTTCGTCGGCCCCTACGACGACGAGAAGCTCGGCTTCCTGAAGGTCGCCAAATACTACTACGCCCCCGGCTTCTGGGAGGGCGGCGCCATGCTGCACCTCGTCATCAACAAGCAGAAGTGGGAAGAGCTGCCCAAGCACTACCAGGCCATCATGTCGAACGCCGCCGAGGCCGCGAACAACTGGATGCTGGCGAAGTACGATGCCGTGAACGGCCAGGCCCTGCGCCGGATGGTCGGCGGCGGCGCGGAGCTGCGCTCCTTCTCGCAGGGAATCATGGAAGCCTCGCTCAAGGCCGCCAACGAGCTCTACGACGAGCTCTCGGCCAAGAACGCCAACTTCAAGAAGGCCTACGACTCGATGGTGGCCTATCGCAACGATGTCCTGCCCTGGTGGCAGCTCAACGAATACGCCTTCGACACCTTCATGATCCGCACGCGCGGCCGGTCGTAA